In the genome of Mucilaginibacter defluvii, one region contains:
- a CDS encoding SusC/RagA family TonB-linked outer membrane protein — protein MNLKIYKPIVWLVAFICLCCTQIYAQEAVQITGTVSTSKGEMLAGVSVRIKNTTTGTVTDANGKYTLRVPNRSAILQVSYIGFATKEVPVGTGNVLNIVLEDNSNQLNDIVVTALGIKRESKKLGYSTATVNTDLLTVNRTVNVGNSLEGKIAGVNVTPPAGGPGGSTKIRIRGQSSFGPNNSPLIVVNGIPINNTAVSAGGFAGNGGGNVTGGSSDQGDGLQSINQDDIESMTVLKGAAAAALYGFRAKDGAIIITTKTGSKTVGIGIELNSNYQADQALDYTDFQYEYGQGEYGKRQTTLAEAQTFGVHSFGEKFDGAPTIQFDGSTQPYSPFKDRISRFYRIGRSFSNSVAISGGNDKGSFRLSFANNDANAIMPNSDYHKKIFNLGLNYKVTPKLTMQLNANYSNEYNHNPPQIGIQDMNANTTIYTLANSINTDWLKNYKDANGNEMPLSRFTNRNNPYWVALQRFENVHRDRIFGNASLRYQFTPWLYVQARIGQDYFTRPYNYNRPTGTRSIGAVTTGFNGYYYQDVTTFRERNMDFLIGANKKVKDFGFDLTVGGNAMKQVSDVMGTAVTNFFVRDLYTISNGQVKNPNYSYAEKRVNSVYGMFEISYKNFLYVTATARNDWFSTLNINTNSYLYPSVSASFVFSEALRMPSWIDYGKLRVAYAEVGSDTDPYANLLYYSLNSNPFGGTALGSINSDISPNAGLRPLKVKEKEAGLEIRTFNSRLNLDMSVYEKNTVDEILNVDVSVASGFNSTKVNIGKLRNRGVEALLTIVPVKNTGFNWETAFNGSYNASKVLDLANGQARVDVGTGEFFGTVSHEVGLPLASLRGFDYRRDDQGRIVTINGLPQRGELTTFGSAIPKWVGGWTNTFRYKGFRVFTQVDFKAGAKIMSNSNLNFLREGLSQQSLVGREGGVVFDGVNPDGTPNTTAVEAETFYSNYRTTNIATPFIYNAAFVRWRSISVGYDFSKYMKKTFVKGLNVSLLVNNVLMIKKYIDNLDPQASVSASDNLQGIESHTLPTTRSYGINVNVKL, from the coding sequence ATGAACCTGAAAATTTACAAACCTATTGTTTGGCTGGTGGCATTTATTTGCCTGTGCTGTACACAAATTTATGCCCAGGAGGCCGTACAGATCACCGGGACGGTTAGCACCTCAAAGGGTGAGATGCTTGCCGGGGTATCGGTACGGATAAAAAACACCACCACCGGTACCGTTACAGATGCTAACGGTAAGTACACGCTGCGAGTACCTAACCGATCGGCTATATTGCAGGTATCCTACATAGGCTTCGCTACCAAAGAAGTGCCGGTGGGTACGGGCAATGTGCTCAATATTGTTCTGGAAGATAACTCCAACCAGTTGAACGATATTGTGGTGACCGCCCTCGGTATCAAGCGCGAATCAAAAAAGCTGGGCTACTCTACCGCCACTGTAAACACCGATCTGCTCACCGTAAACCGTACGGTTAATGTAGGTAACAGCCTGGAAGGTAAAATAGCGGGCGTTAACGTTACGCCGCCTGCCGGTGGCCCAGGCGGGTCAACCAAAATACGTATCAGGGGGCAGTCGTCCTTCGGGCCTAATAACTCGCCCTTAATAGTTGTTAACGGTATTCCCATTAATAATACCGCGGTTTCCGCCGGTGGATTTGCCGGCAATGGCGGTGGTAACGTAACCGGTGGCTCGTCTGACCAGGGCGATGGTTTGCAGAGTATCAACCAGGATGATATAGAAAGCATGACGGTGCTTAAAGGAGCCGCCGCTGCCGCGCTGTATGGCTTCCGTGCTAAGGATGGCGCTATCATCATTACCACAAAAACTGGTAGCAAAACCGTAGGCATTGGCATCGAACTAAACTCCAACTACCAGGCCGACCAGGCGCTGGATTACACTGATTTTCAGTACGAATACGGCCAGGGCGAATATGGTAAGCGCCAAACCACCCTTGCTGAGGCGCAAACCTTTGGCGTACATAGCTTTGGCGAAAAGTTTGATGGCGCGCCAACCATTCAGTTTGATGGCTCTACACAACCATATTCTCCTTTCAAGGATCGTATATCAAGGTTTTATCGCATAGGCCGGAGCTTTTCTAATTCGGTGGCGATCTCCGGCGGTAATGATAAGGGCAGCTTCCGCTTGTCATTCGCTAATAACGATGCAAATGCCATTATGCCTAACTCTGATTATCATAAAAAGATATTCAACCTCGGCCTCAACTATAAGGTTACGCCAAAGTTGACGATGCAGTTAAATGCCAACTACTCAAACGAGTATAACCACAACCCGCCGCAAATAGGTATTCAGGATATGAATGCCAATACCACCATTTATACCTTGGCCAATAGTATCAATACCGACTGGCTGAAGAATTACAAGGATGCCAACGGTAACGAAATGCCGCTATCGCGCTTTACCAACCGTAATAACCCGTATTGGGTTGCCTTGCAAAGGTTTGAAAATGTGCACCGCGACCGTATATTCGGCAATGCCTCATTACGTTACCAGTTTACCCCTTGGCTGTACGTGCAGGCACGCATCGGGCAGGATTACTTTACCCGCCCATACAACTACAACCGCCCGACGGGCACTCGCTCTATCGGCGCGGTAACCACCGGTTTTAACGGCTATTACTACCAGGATGTAACCACCTTCAGGGAGCGTAACATGGACTTCCTGATTGGGGCGAATAAAAAGGTAAAGGATTTTGGCTTTGACCTGACCGTTGGCGGTAACGCCATGAAACAGGTTAGCGATGTAATGGGCACCGCGGTTACCAACTTCTTTGTGCGCGATCTGTATACCATCAGCAACGGGCAGGTTAAAAACCCTAATTACAGTTATGCTGAAAAGCGTGTTAACTCGGTTTATGGTATGTTCGAGATATCGTATAAAAACTTTTTGTACGTAACCGCCACTGCACGTAACGATTGGTTCTCTACCCTGAACATCAACACCAACAGTTACCTGTACCCATCAGTAAGCGCCAGCTTTGTTTTCAGCGAAGCGTTGCGTATGCCATCATGGATTGATTACGGTAAACTGCGTGTAGCATATGCCGAAGTGGGTAGCGATACTGACCCTTACGCCAATTTATTATACTACTCACTTAACTCTAACCCGTTTGGCGGTACCGCGCTGGGGTCGATTAATAGCGATATTAGTCCGAACGCAGGCTTACGTCCGCTAAAGGTGAAGGAAAAAGAAGCCGGTTTAGAGATCAGGACGTTTAACAGCCGCCTGAACCTCGATATGTCGGTATATGAAAAGAATACCGTTGATGAAATATTGAACGTAGACGTTTCGGTGGCGTCGGGCTTCAATTCAACTAAAGTAAATATTGGCAAGCTGCGCAACCGTGGCGTTGAGGCATTGCTGACCATTGTGCCTGTAAAAAATACCGGCTTTAACTGGGAAACCGCTTTCAACGGATCGTACAATGCATCAAAAGTTTTGGATCTGGCCAACGGACAGGCACGGGTAGACGTGGGTACGGGTGAGTTTTTTGGTACCGTATCGCACGAGGTAGGCTTGCCGCTGGCATCACTGCGCGGGTTTGATTACCGTCGCGACGATCAGGGCCGTATCGTTACTATAAACGGTTTACCGCAGCGTGGTGAGCTGACCACCTTTGGCAGTGCCATACCTAAATGGGTAGGCGGCTGGACAAATACCTTCCGCTACAAAGGCTTCCGCGTATTTACACAGGTTGATTTTAAGGCCGGTGCCAAAATAATGTCCAACTCCAACCTTAACTTTTTACGTGAGGGCTTGTCGCAACAATCGCTGGTTGGCCGCGAGGGTGGGGTAGTGTTTGACGGCGTTAACCCTGATGGTACGCCCAACACTACCGCAGTTGAGGCCGAAACCTTTTACTCTAATTATCGCACAACTAACATCGCCACACCATTTATTTACAATGCGGCATTTGTAAGGTGGCGCTCCATATCAGTAGGGTATGATTTCAGTAAATACATGAAGAAAACCTTTGTTAAGGGCCTCAATGTATCGCTGCTGGTTAACAACGTGCTGATGATCAAAAAATACATTGATAACCTCGATCCGCAGGCCAGTGTTTCCGCGTCAGATAACCTGCAGGGCATCGAATCGCACACGCTGCCAACCACGCGCAGCTACGGTATCAACGTAAATGTTAAACTCTAA
- a CDS encoding alpha/beta hydrolase, with protein MKIQLFKPLLALMAMLGFYADAFAQADSTVIHLWKNGAPGFESRRTEPEKGDKYISNIHNPSITVYLPPKDKANGAAVLVCPGGGHRMLVINSEGREAAQFLNSLGFVAVVLKYRLARDTNSVYKLDVHAPQDAMRAMRLIRNNAKQWGVDTARIGMMGFSAGGEVVDMVAFNTYKQPLKPTDAVDKLNYKPNFVILVYPGPLGVPQKVERDAPPAFLIAANDDVCCSPPIVTLLQKYREAGVPVEAHIFSKGDHAFNMGKRAKLQSLKAWSQRLADWFADNDYFNKQAGK; from the coding sequence ATGAAGATACAATTGTTTAAGCCCTTGCTCGCTTTGATGGCGATGCTGGGCTTCTACGCTGATGCTTTCGCACAGGCCGATTCCACCGTTATCCATTTATGGAAAAACGGCGCGCCGGGTTTTGAAAGCCGCCGTACCGAACCTGAAAAGGGTGATAAATACATCAGCAATATTCATAATCCATCCATAACGGTTTATTTGCCACCTAAAGATAAGGCAAACGGTGCCGCGGTGCTGGTATGCCCGGGCGGTGGGCACCGTATGCTGGTCATTAATTCGGAAGGAAGGGAAGCGGCGCAGTTTTTAAACAGCCTGGGCTTTGTAGCGGTTGTTTTAAAGTACAGATTGGCGCGAGATACTAACTCTGTATACAAATTAGATGTACATGCCCCGCAGGATGCCATGCGTGCCATGCGGCTTATCCGCAATAACGCCAAACAATGGGGTGTTGACACTGCCCGTATCGGCATGATGGGCTTTTCGGCTGGCGGCGAAGTGGTGGATATGGTTGCCTTCAACACCTACAAGCAACCCCTTAAACCTACTGATGCGGTTGACAAGCTGAATTATAAACCGAACTTCGTTATCCTGGTTTATCCCGGCCCGTTAGGGGTGCCGCAAAAGGTTGAACGCGATGCACCCCCGGCATTCTTAATAGCGGCTAATGATGATGTATGCTGCTCGCCGCCTATTGTTACCCTGCTGCAAAAGTACCGCGAGGCAGGCGTACCCGTTGAGGCGCATATTTTTTCAAAAGGCGATCATGCTTTTAATATGGGTAAGCGCGCCAAACTGCAATCGCTAAAAGCATGGTCGCAACGCCTTGCCGACTGGTTTGCCGATAACGATTATTTCAACAAGCAGGCAGGGAAATAA
- a CDS encoding SusD/RagB family nutrient-binding outer membrane lipoprotein, with product MKKKYIIALLASMITLGACKKNFEEINVNPVLPADLEPSYLFSNAQFSAALPNYYYQPMIVQQLITPNTGVLEGGNHNVSYDPNTNITFNYMYRSTSNTSGAIVTGPVVLLTTVLDKLKDQPARSNLYNMARIFKAYVFMILVDTYGDVPYTEAGKGYLEGINLPKYDNQQDIYNDILKELDEATKALDASKAIEAGDLFYKGDIPKWKKLGNSLLLRAAMRYSKTDAAKAQQYVTIAVNGGLMQSNADNALIQFNSTFNSPTGSWFQATERGNIYLAAPFVEYLQDTDDPRLRVISVKYAQPANPLATVGTENTNPADQLGMPLGYNESTISTAPGFPGRLGAGYAYSQVNRRTLGKIDIPEFYVTYSQTALLLAEAVQRGWATGNVATLYANGVKAHMDQLAQYDGTATISEDAQNAYLLAHPLSPANALEQINTQYWVSSFLNGNEAWANFRRSGYPQLTPNPYPTADASVKGAFIRRLTYPLREQTVNAANYQAAVAHNGPDNLATRVFWDKE from the coding sequence ATGAAAAAGAAATATATCATCGCCTTACTGGCATCCATGATAACGCTTGGCGCCTGTAAAAAGAATTTTGAGGAGATCAATGTGAACCCGGTGCTGCCGGCAGACCTTGAACCTTCATACCTGTTCTCCAATGCCCAGTTCAGCGCCGCGCTGCCTAACTATTATTATCAGCCTATGATAGTGCAGCAATTGATCACACCCAACACCGGCGTGCTTGAAGGCGGCAACCATAACGTGAGTTACGACCCAAATACCAACATCACCTTTAACTATATGTATCGCAGCACCAGTAACACATCGGGTGCAATAGTAACCGGGCCGGTGGTGCTGCTTACTACCGTGTTGGATAAGCTAAAAGATCAGCCTGCGCGCAGCAACCTGTACAACATGGCCCGTATTTTTAAGGCCTATGTGTTTATGATACTGGTTGATACCTATGGCGATGTGCCTTATACCGAGGCCGGTAAGGGTTACCTGGAAGGCATCAATCTGCCTAAATATGATAACCAGCAGGATATATACAATGATATACTAAAGGAGCTTGACGAGGCAACCAAAGCGCTGGATGCCAGCAAAGCTATTGAGGCAGGCGACCTGTTTTATAAAGGCGACATCCCGAAATGGAAAAAACTGGGCAACTCCTTGTTGCTGCGTGCCGCTATGCGTTACAGCAAAACAGATGCTGCCAAGGCGCAACAATATGTTACCATCGCGGTAAATGGCGGACTGATGCAATCAAACGCTGATAATGCTTTGATACAGTTTAACAGCACATTTAATAGCCCGACCGGTAGCTGGTTTCAGGCAACTGAGCGTGGTAACATTTACCTGGCCGCGCCGTTTGTGGAATATTTACAGGATACAGATGACCCGCGCCTGCGTGTTATCTCGGTTAAATACGCGCAGCCCGCCAACCCGCTGGCAACGGTTGGTACCGAGAATACTAACCCTGCCGATCAGTTGGGTATGCCTTTGGGTTATAATGAATCTACCATCAGCACTGCGCCGGGCTTTCCGGGACGGCTTGGCGCGGGCTACGCGTACTCGCAGGTTAACCGCCGCACCTTGGGTAAAATTGATATACCGGAGTTTTATGTAACCTACTCGCAAACAGCCCTGCTGTTGGCCGAGGCCGTGCAACGCGGCTGGGCAACAGGTAATGTGGCAACACTTTATGCTAATGGCGTAAAGGCGCACATGGATCAGCTGGCGCAGTATGATGGCACGGCTACGATAAGTGAAGATGCCCAAAATGCCTATTTGCTGGCGCATCCGCTTAGCCCGGCAAATGCTTTGGAGCAGATTAATACACAATACTGGGTGTCATCCTTTTTAAATGGTAATGAGGCCTGGGCTAACTTTCGCCGCAGCGGTTATCCACAGTTAACGCCAAACCCTTATCCAACGGCTGATGCCTCGGTAAAGGGCGCGTTCATCCGTAGGCTTACCTATCCGCTGCGCGAGCAAACTGTGAATGCTGCCAACTACCAGGCGGCGGTAGCGCATAATGGTCCGGATAACCTGGCCACGCGCGTATTCTGGGACAAGGAATAA
- a CDS encoding mandelate racemase/muconate lactonizing enzyme family protein — protein MKNELLRLLANGKQLDKQSKATLPSIQPEESKDSARRDFLKKSALGGGLALGGMLFASADDTLAQSTSKVNRNSSPSELKITDMRYIVPMTTVGRCPIIRIETNQGIYGLGEVRDGADPRYALMLKSRILGMNPCSVEMVFKAIKQFGFHGRQAGGVCAVEMALWDLAGKAYNVPAYQLLGGKYRDTVRLYADTPEEEDMSVFSAKVKDRLVTKGYTWLKMDLGIELIKDIPGTTVNSGFWKGSQWSDKPMTLGNTKHPFTQIQITEKGLDEIAKYVDKVRSAVGYDVPLSSDHFGHFDTNNAIRLARKLEPYRLAWMEDMVPWEYTQQWKEITNAIETPTLTGEDIYLKEEFIKLVDHHAVDIIHPDLSSSGGLLETKKIGDYAEEHGVAMAMHFAGTPVAFMANVHCAAATQNFLALEHHNIDLPYWESYVKTVDKKPLIDKGFALVPDSPGLGIELNEDVLKQHLDPKDKSWFVPTREWDEKRSWDRLWS, from the coding sequence ATGAAAAATGAACTACTCAGGCTGTTAGCCAACGGCAAGCAATTGGATAAACAATCAAAGGCAACACTTCCATCAATCCAACCCGAAGAAAGCAAGGACTCGGCAAGGCGCGATTTTTTGAAGAAGTCGGCATTAGGCGGTGGCCTGGCGCTGGGTGGTATGCTGTTCGCATCTGCCGATGATACGCTAGCGCAATCAACCTCAAAAGTTAACCGCAACAGCTCACCCTCGGAATTGAAGATAACAGATATGCGGTACATTGTACCCATGACCACTGTAGGCCGATGCCCTATCATCCGCATTGAAACCAACCAGGGCATTTACGGGTTGGGCGAGGTACGCGATGGTGCCGACCCACGCTATGCGTTGATGCTCAAAAGTCGCATTTTAGGCATGAACCCTTGTAGTGTGGAGATGGTATTTAAGGCCATCAAGCAATTCGGTTTTCATGGCAGGCAGGCAGGCGGGGTTTGCGCGGTAGAGATGGCGCTGTGGGATTTGGCCGGTAAGGCGTATAATGTGCCAGCTTACCAGTTGCTGGGCGGTAAATACCGTGATACTGTAAGGCTCTATGCCGATACCCCCGAGGAAGAGGATATGAGCGTTTTTAGCGCCAAGGTGAAGGACAGGCTGGTTACCAAGGGCTATACCTGGCTAAAAATGGACCTGGGTATTGAACTAATAAAGGATATACCCGGCACTACCGTTAACTCCGGTTTTTGGAAAGGTAGCCAGTGGAGCGATAAACCCATGACACTGGGGAATACCAAGCACCCTTTTACCCAGATACAGATCACCGAGAAAGGGCTTGACGAAATAGCCAAGTATGTAGATAAGGTACGCAGCGCGGTAGGGTATGATGTGCCGCTATCGTCAGACCATTTTGGGCATTTTGATACCAATAACGCCATCAGGCTGGCCCGCAAACTGGAGCCATACCGGTTGGCATGGATGGAAGATATGGTGCCTTGGGAGTATACCCAGCAGTGGAAAGAGATCACTAATGCGATAGAAACTCCAACATTAACGGGAGAAGATATATACCTTAAAGAAGAATTCATTAAATTGGTCGACCATCACGCGGTTGATATCATCCACCCTGACCTTTCATCGTCGGGTGGGTTGCTTGAAACCAAAAAGATAGGCGATTATGCGGAAGAACATGGCGTTGCCATGGCCATGCACTTTGCCGGTACGCCGGTAGCCTTTATGGCCAATGTGCATTGCGCTGCCGCTACGCAAAACTTTTTGGCGTTGGAGCATCACAATATTGATTTGCCTTACTGGGAAAGCTACGTGAAAACGGTTGATAAAAAGCCGCTGATCGATAAAGGTTTCGCCCTCGTGCCCGACTCGCCGGGCCTGGGTATTGAGCTGAACGAGGATGTGCTGAAACAACACCTCGACCCGAAAGACAAATCATGGTTTGTACCCACCAGGGAGTGGGATGAGAAACGATCGTGGGATAGGTTATGGAGTTAA
- a CDS encoding bile acid:sodium symporter family protein has translation MVPAKVYYAFSFLILLGFITVSATGHPQWGGWLLMLFFIALALAFRQHPKLKGFSFTIMIFAAVSLAMYYPQYFVQVGDFKLSKLIIPLLQIIMFGMGSELSMKELALVLKQPKTIIIGVICHYTVMPLVGFILANTFNFPPEIAAGIILVGCCPSGLASNVMSYLARANLALSIAITTVSTLLAPVFTPLLMRLLAGRLVEVHFLDMAWDTTKVVLLPIIAGALFHALVRGKVKWLDSIMPLISMIGIGLIIVVITSAGHQSLLNVGLLLIVAVFIHNVSGYALGYWLGRLMGFAEKDCRTISLEVGMQNGGLASGLALLMGGLATIGLAPAIFGPLMNITGSSLATWWHGKIPPEDLQAEAAAEPHPVIN, from the coding sequence ATGGTACCAGCTAAAGTTTATTACGCGTTCTCGTTTCTTATTTTATTGGGTTTTATAACGGTATCAGCAACGGGCCACCCGCAATGGGGTGGCTGGTTGCTGATGCTTTTTTTTATAGCCCTTGCCTTGGCCTTCAGGCAGCATCCAAAGCTCAAGGGCTTCTCGTTTACCATCATGATCTTCGCGGCGGTGAGTTTGGCCATGTATTATCCGCAATACTTTGTTCAGGTTGGCGATTTTAAATTGTCAAAGCTCATCATCCCCTTATTGCAGATCATCATGTTCGGTATGGGCAGTGAACTGAGCATGAAGGAGCTTGCTTTGGTATTAAAACAGCCCAAGACCATCATCATCGGCGTAATTTGCCATTACACGGTGATGCCGCTGGTGGGTTTTATTTTGGCTAACACCTTTAACTTTCCGCCGGAGATTGCGGCGGGCATCATACTGGTAGGTTGCTGCCCGAGTGGTTTGGCATCCAATGTTATGTCATACCTCGCCCGGGCTAACCTGGCACTGTCTATCGCTATTACTACCGTATCAACCTTACTGGCTCCGGTGTTTACCCCTCTGCTGATGCGCTTACTAGCAGGCAGGTTGGTTGAGGTACATTTTTTAGATATGGCCTGGGATACCACGAAGGTAGTTTTGCTGCCTATCATTGCGGGTGCCCTGTTCCATGCCCTGGTGCGCGGCAAGGTTAAATGGCTGGATAGTATTATGCCTTTGATCTCCATGATCGGTATCGGCCTCATCATCGTGGTCATTACCTCCGCAGGGCATCAAAGTTTATTAAATGTGGGCTTGTTGCTTATCGTGGCGGTATTTATTCATAACGTATCCGGTTACGCGCTGGGTTACTGGCTGGGCAGGTTAATGGGTTTTGCCGAAAAGGATTGCCGTACCATATCCCTCGAAGTAGGCATGCAAAACGGCGGACTTGCTTCGGGGTTGGCACTGTTGATGGGCGGACTGGCAACCATCGGGCTGGCGCCGGCAATTTTTGGTCCGCTGATGAATATCACCGGCTCATCATTAGCTACCTGGTGGCACGGCAAAATTCCGCCTGAAGACTTGCAGGCTGAAGCTGCTGCGGAACCACACCCCGTAATCAATTAA
- a CDS encoding RraA family protein — protein MKNRIIMLAALLLAALHLQAQQVTLTVEQIKLLTADWKGERSPDGRPYVADDVLERFKNVGIEDVWGFLRGKGYQNQFEGDWMILHPDSVMVGRAVTAQYMPLRPDVDKVIKDKGKAEGRVGPTNSWPIDVLKNGDIYVADGFNKVVDGTLIGDNLGNSIYAKTKRGVVFYGSVRDLEGLNEIKGFNGWIKAVDPSYLQQVMLAGINVPVRIGRATVLPGDVVLAKRGGTLFIPASLAEEAVITAEFIVLRDEYGHQRLREGKYTPGQIDSQWTEEIKSDFIKWLNSYPGKLPMTRKQLDDYMKNRTW, from the coding sequence ATGAAAAACAGGATCATAATGCTTGCAGCGCTGCTTTTGGCGGCGCTGCATTTACAGGCGCAGCAGGTAACCCTAACCGTCGAACAGATCAAACTGCTTACCGCCGACTGGAAAGGCGAGCGTTCGCCTGATGGCCGTCCCTACGTGGCTGACGATGTACTGGAGCGTTTTAAAAACGTGGGAATTGAGGATGTTTGGGGCTTTTTGCGCGGCAAGGGCTATCAAAACCAGTTTGAGGGCGATTGGATGATACTGCATCCCGATAGCGTAATGGTTGGCCGGGCAGTAACTGCCCAATATATGCCCCTGCGCCCTGATGTGGATAAGGTAATTAAGGATAAAGGCAAAGCCGAAGGCCGTGTTGGCCCAACCAACTCGTGGCCGATTGATGTATTGAAGAATGGCGACATCTATGTGGCCGATGGTTTTAACAAGGTGGTTGATGGTACGCTGATTGGCGATAACCTGGGTAATTCCATCTATGCCAAAACCAAACGGGGCGTGGTATTCTACGGCTCGGTGCGCGACCTGGAGGGGCTGAACGAGATCAAGGGCTTTAACGGCTGGATCAAAGCGGTCGATCCATCGTATCTGCAACAGGTAATGCTGGCGGGTATCAACGTACCAGTACGTATCGGGCGCGCTACGGTACTGCCCGGTGATGTGGTGCTTGCCAAGCGTGGCGGTACGCTGTTTATTCCCGCATCTTTGGCAGAAGAGGCAGTTATCACCGCTGAATTTATTGTGCTGCGCGACGAGTACGGCCACCAGCGCCTGCGCGAAGGAAAATACACCCCAGGGCAAATAGATAGCCAGTGGACCGAGGAGATCAAAAGCGATTTCATCAAATGGCTTAACAGTTACCCCGGTAAACTGCCCATGACCCGCAAACAACTCGACGATTACATGAAGAACCGTACTTGGTAA